From Heteronotia binoei isolate CCM8104 ecotype False Entrance Well chromosome 12, APGP_CSIRO_Hbin_v1, whole genome shotgun sequence, the proteins below share one genomic window:
- the ARCN1 gene encoding coatomer subunit delta — translation LAQVLLAAAVCTKAGKAIVSRQFVEMSRTRIEGLLAAFPKLMNTGKQHTFVETESVRYVYQPLEKLYMALITTKNSNILEDLETLRLFSRVIPEYCRALEENEIADHCFDLIFAFDEIVALGYRENVNLAQIRTFTEMDSHEEKVFRAVRETQEREAKAEMRRKAKELQQARRDAERRGTKTSGFGGFGSSAVSGGTPAAMITDTIIETEKPKVTPALTRASGSNKALKLGAKGKDVDNFVDKLKSEGENIITSSVGKRSSEAATVFAPPVNMESVHMKIEEKISLTCGRDGGLQNMELHGMIMLRIQDEKFARIRIHVENEDKKGVQLQTHPNVDKKLFTTESLIGLKNPEKSFPINSDVGVLKWRLQTTEESLIPLTINCWPSESGSSCDVNIEYELQEDSLELNDVVITIPLPSGVGTPVIGEIDGEYRHDSRRNTLEWCLPVIDAKNKSGSLEFSIAGQPSDFFPVHVSFVSKKNFCNIQVTKVTQVDGNSPVRFSTETTFLVDKYEIL, via the exons ctcgcgcaGGTGCTGTTGGCGGCCGCCGTGTGCACGAAAGCGGGCAAGGCCATCGTGTCGCGGCAGTTCGTGGAGATGAGCCGGACGCGCATCGAGGGGCTGCTGGCCGCCTTCCCCAAGCTGATGAACACGGGCAAGCAGCACACCTTCGTGGAGACCGAGAGCGTCCGCTACGTCTACCAGCCCCTGGAGAAGCTCTACATGGCGCTCATCACCACCAAGAACAGCAACATCCTCGAGGACCTCGAGACGCTCCGCCTCTTCTCCAGAGTG ATCCCGGAATACTGCAGAGCATTGGAGGAGAATGAGATTGCTGATCACTGCTTTGATCTAATCTTTGCCTTTGATGAGATTGTTGCCCTTGGGTACCGGGAGAATGTCAACCTGGCCCAGATCCGCACCTTCACAGAGATGGACTCACATGAGGAGAAAGTCTTCAGAGCTGTCCGTGAG ACACAAGAACGTGAGGCAAAGGCTGAAATGCGTCGAAAAGCCAAGGAGCTGCAACAGGCACGTAGGGATGCTGAACGACGGGGCACAAAAACATCTGGTTTTGGTGGCTTTGGAAGTTCAGCTGTGTCAGGAGGCACCCCAGCTGCCATGATCACAGACACCATCATTGAGACAGAGAAACCAAAAGTGACTCCTGCACTGACCAG GGCGTCTGGATCCAACAAGGCACTCAAGCTGGGCGCCAAAGGGAAGGACGTCGATAACTTTGTGGATAAGTTAAAATCAGAAGGAGAAAACATCATAACCTCTTCAGTAGGCAAGCGATCCTCCGAAGCAGCCACAGTGTTTGCTCCACCTGTGAATATGGAGAG CGTGCACATGAAGATTGAGGAGAAGATCTCTCTGACCTGTGGCCGTGATGGGGGACTCCAGAACATGGAGCTGCATGGCATGATTATGTTGCGGATCCAGGATGAAAAGTTTGCCCGGATTCGAATCCATGTGGAGAATGAGGACAAGAAGGGTGTGCAGCTGCAG ACTCACCCCAATGTTGACAAGAAGCTTTTCACTACAGAGTCCTTGATTGGCTTGAAGAACCCTGAAAAGTCTTTCCCCATAAATAGTGATGTGGGGGTGTTGAAATGGCGGCTGCAGACCACAGAAGAGTCTCTTATTCCATTGACAA TTAACTGCTGGCCATCTGAGAGCGGCAGCAGCTGTGATGTCAACATTGAATATGAGCTGCAGGAAGACAGCTTGGAGCTGAATGACGTGGTGATCACAATTCCCTTGCC GTCTGGCGTGGGCACGCCGGTGATCGGGGAGATTGATGGCGAGTATCGTCACGATAGCCGAAGGAACACCCTCGAGTGGTGCCTGCCTGTGATTGATGCCAAAAACAAGAGCGGCAGCCTGGAGTTCAGCATCGCTGGACAGCCCAGTGACTTCTTCCCTGTGCACGTCTCCTTCGTTTCCAAGAAGAACTTCTGCAACATCCAG GTTACCAAAGTGACCCAGGTAGATgggaacagccctgtgaggttctCCACAGAGACCACCTTCCTTGTGGACAAGTATGAGATCCTGTAG
- the TTC36 gene encoding tetratricopeptide repeat protein 36: MGSAEEARAVLQSLFHPHLPLGEGPDEEEEEGEGEEEPLQGEAFAPDVLEEARALELQGIAAAEAGDPEAALESFSRAIQLLPARASPYNNRAQARRLQGDVEGALADLAAALERSAGTGRAGRQALVQRGLIRRLQGDDEAARQDFAQAARLGSPFARRQLLLLNPYAALCNHMLAAALRKLRGPPDAAP, translated from the exons ATGGGAAGCGCCGAGGAGGCCCGGGCCGTCCTGCAGAGCCTCTTCCACCCTCACCTCCCCCTCGGGGAAGGCCccgatgaagaggaggaggagggggagggggaggaagagccgCTTCAAGGGGAAG CCTTCGCGCCGGACGTGCTGGAAGAAGCACGGGCGCTGGAGCTGCAGGGCATCGCCGCCGCTGAGGCGGGGGACCCCGAGGCGGCCCTCGAGAGCTTCAGCCGCGCCATTCAGCTGCTCCCGGCCCGAGCCTCCCCCTACAACAACCGCGCGCAGGCCCGGCGCCTCCAGGGGGACGTCGAGG GCGCCCTGGCAGACCTGGCGGCCGCGCTGGAGCGGAGCGCGGGGACGGGGCGGGCGGGGCGGCAGGCCTTGGTGCAGCGGGGGCTCATCCGGCGGCTGCAGGGGGACGACGAGGCCGCCCGGCAGGACTTCGCGCAGGCCGCCCGCCTGGGGAGCCCCTTCGCCCGCCGCCAGCTGCTGCTCCTCAACCCCTACGCCGCCCTCTGCAACCACATGCTGGCCGCCGCCCTCCGCAAGCTGCGAGGCCCCCCCGACGCCgcgccctga
- the IFT46 gene encoding intraflagellar transport protein 46 homolog — MAATAGLPPSATPAQDGGPATSARRKRRHHAREATWPALGPPRPSRETRGRPGDAMAEAAPEGRRAPGASLPLQTRLVENQPYDESLDVTEPEDVASLDAPSPTQPAPAPRPAARSSEDFEEEEEEEEGGRPKAGGLAPPLPPPAPLGPASCPKKASAARLAAHQQRRFSENDVEDEDDDDDEDSSETDSEDDDEEHGAPLEGAYNPAEYDCLPVSLEIKDLFQYIRRYSPQMIDLEHKLRPFIPDFIPAVGDIDAFLKVPRPDGKPDNLGLLVLDEPSTKQSDPTVLSLWLTENSKQHNVAQQIKVKSLENAEKNPKAIDSWIESISELHRCKPPASVHYARPMPDIDSLMQEWSPEFEELLGKVSLPTAEISCSLAEYTDMICALLDIPVYKSRIQSLHTLFSLYSEFKNSQHFKAPAEGKKGTSPPSNSALQAGETDLLSFP; from the exons ATGGCGGCGACTGCGGGGCTCCCTCCCTCCGCGACGCCCGCACAAGATGGCGGCCCAGCCACGTCTGCCAGGCGGAAGCGACGTCACCACGCACGCGAGGCCACGTGGCCTGCCCTGGGCCCGCCCCGCCCCTCTCGCGAGACTCGCGGTCGCCCGGGAGACGCCATGGCCGAAGCGGCCCCCGAGGGGAGGCGAGCGCCGGGGGCCTCGTTGCCGCTGCAGACGCGGCTGGTGGAGAACCAGCCCTACGACGAGAGCCTGGACGTGACGGAGCCCGAGGACGTGGCCAGCCTCGACGCCCCCAGCCCCACGCAGCCCGCGCCAG cccCCCGCCCGGCCGCGCGCAGCAGCGAGGacttcgaggaggaggaggaggaggaggagggggggcgccCGAAGGCCGGCGGCCTGGCCCCCCCcctgccgccgccagccccgctgGGCCCCGCCTCCTGCCCCAAGAAGGCCTCCGCCGCCCGCCTGGCCGCCCACCAGCAGCGCCGCTTCAGCGAGAACGACGTGGAGGACgaggacgacgacgacgacgaggaCTCCTCCGAGACGGACTCCGAGGACGACGACGAGGAGCACGGAGCCCCCCTCGAGGG GGCCTACAACCCCGCCGAGTACGACTGCCTGCCCGTCTCCCTGGAGATCAAGGACCTCTTCCAGTACATCCGCAG GTATTCTCCACAAATGATCGACCTGGAGCACAAGCTGCGGCCTTTCATCCCGGACTTCATCCCCGCAGTAGGAGACATTGACGCCTTCCTGAAG GTCCCCCGCCCGGATGGAAAGCCAGATAACCTGGGCTTGCTGGTGCTAGATGAGCCATCCACAAAGCAGTCGGACCCTACGGTGCTTTCCCTCTGGTTGACAGAAAACTCCAAGCAGCACAACGTGGCC CAGCAAATAAAAGTGAAGAGCTTGGAGAACGCTGAGAAGAACCCCAAAGCCATTGACAGCTGGATTGAGAGCATCAGCGAGCTCCATCGCTGCAAGCCTCCAGCCTCTGTACACTATGCCAg GCCCATGCCTGACATAGACTCACTGATGCAAGAATGGTCCCCTGAGTTTGAAGAACTGCTTGGGAAG GTGAGCCTGCCAACAGCGGAGATCAGCTGTAGCCTTGCAGAATATACAGACATGATCTGTG CTCTTCTGGACATTCCTGTCTACAAGAGCCGGATCCAGTCCCTGCACACCCTGTTCTCGCTCTACTCTGAATTCAAGAACTCCCAG CACTTCAAGGCCCCAGCAGAGGGCAAGAAGGGGACAAGCCCTCCCTCCAACTCTGCTTTGCAAGCTGGAGAGACTGATCTTCTGAGTTTCCCCTAA
- the TMEM25 gene encoding transmembrane protein 25: protein MALLLLLLLALLLPALLPPGAAEPEEAEGRAAFSCLAAAPSLAWYLDGESNSSSAPGATPRRLHRRLNCSALDPASGRLAPVLLHVHFKPELVQVEARAAEGGPQRPGLLLVLLVLVRASPPASITWVDPDGRRMVNTSHFLIVDAKTYPWLAGHTLEVQLRGWARNLSSPDDDPAGLGLNASLLLPGFLDTHVELPLLALVIGAAVALALFVGLGTLVSFVGYQKGKVASGLALPAQQPPRDSSSHAKPQGPPRLPRANMSLPSNLQLNDFPPEPPSKAATVPAEGAEDEEAALSEPENSLALANRGLSRFPMVGYIYRASSGSSEEIWL from the exons ATggcgctcctcctcctcctcctcctcgccctcCTCCTCCCGGCGCTGCTCCCCCCAG GCGCGGCGGAGCCGGAGGAGGCCGAAGGGCGCGCCGCCTTCTCGTGCCTGGCCGCGGCGCCCAGCCTGGCCTGGTACCTCGACGGCGAGAGCAACAGCTCCAGCGCGCCCGGGGCCACGCCGCGCCGCCTGCACCGCCGCCTCAACTGCTCGGCCCTCGACCCGGCCAGCGGCCGCCTGGCCCCGGTCCTCCTCCACGTGCACT TTAAGCCcgagctggtgcaagtggaggcccGCGCGGCAGAGGGGGGGCCCCAGCGGCCCGGCCTCCTGCTGGTGCTCTTGGTCCTGGTGCGCGCCAGCCCCCCCGCCAGCATCACCTGGGTGGACCCCGACGGCCGCCGCATGGTCAACACCTCCCACTTCCTCATCGTGGACGCCAAGACCTACCCCTGGCTGGCCGGCCACACCCTCGAGGTGCAGCTGCGGGGCTGGGCCCGCAACCTCTCCTCCCCCGACGACGACCCCGCAGGACTAGGCCTCAACGCCTCCCTGCTGCTGCCCG GCTTCCTGGACACCCACGTGGAGCTCCCCCTCCTCGCCCTGGTCATCGGTGCCGCTGTGGCCCTGGCGCTCTTTGTGGGCCTGGGCACACTGGTCAGCTTTGTGGGATACCAGAAAGGAAAGGTGGCTTCAG GACTCGCCCTGCCAGCCCAGCAGCCTCCCAG GGACTCCTCCAGCCATGCAAAGCCACAGGGACCCCCCCGGCTGCCTCGAGCAAACATGTCCCTCCCTTCCAACCTCCAGCTGAATGACTTCCCGCCGGAGCCTCCGAGCAAAGCAG CCACGGTCCCAGCCGAAGGCGCCGAGGACGAGGAGGCGGCCCTTTCAGAGCCCGAGAATAGTCTGGCCTTGGCAAACCGAG GCCTCAGCCGCTTCCCCATGGTCGGGTACATCTACCGAGCCTCAAGTGGCAGCAGCGAAGAGATCTGGCTGTGA